In Simplicispira sp. 125, one DNA window encodes the following:
- a CDS encoding DUF2789 family protein has product MDSTYHRFTELFQQLGLAADARSIQDFLLRHSPLHPSIRLESAPFWSQAQSALLRDEILLDADWAEVVDQLNTALRGSKGK; this is encoded by the coding sequence ATGGATTCAACCTACCACCGGTTCACCGAATTATTTCAACAACTGGGGCTGGCCGCTGACGCTCGGAGCATTCAGGACTTCCTGCTGCGCCACAGCCCGCTTCATCCATCCATCCGGCTAGAAAGTGCACCATTCTGGAGTCAGGCCCAATCGGCCCTGTTACGGGATGAAATATTGCTGGATGCGGATTGGGCAGAGGTCGTTGACCAGTTGAATACAGCCTTGCGTGGATCGAAAGGTAAGTGA
- a CDS encoding SRPBCC family protein produces MSTYCKHSEATAIIAAPAETVFAFMDDPTHLGAHMGRHSFVMGGISMRTQTDARGGRAVGSVIRMSGRMWGLEFSLEEAVVERRKGQRKVWETLGDPRLLVIGRYRMGFEVQPTDRGTQLRVWIDFDLPARGLQHGLGRILGSFYANWCVRQMVREAERTLKRRIQK; encoded by the coding sequence ATGTCCACCTACTGCAAGCACAGTGAAGCAACGGCAATCATCGCCGCCCCAGCCGAGACTGTGTTCGCGTTCATGGATGATCCTACCCATCTCGGTGCACACATGGGGCGGCACTCTTTCGTCATGGGCGGCATCTCCATGCGCACGCAAACCGATGCTCGGGGAGGCCGGGCTGTGGGGTCCGTGATCCGCATGTCAGGCCGAATGTGGGGCCTAGAGTTCTCGTTGGAAGAGGCCGTTGTTGAACGTCGCAAGGGGCAGCGAAAAGTCTGGGAAACCCTCGGTGATCCACGCTTGTTGGTGATCGGGCGTTATCGCATGGGTTTTGAGGTGCAACCGACCGATAGGGGGACGCAACTGCGAGTATGGATTGACTTCGACCTGCCCGCACGCGGGCTGCAGCATGGTCTTGGACGGATTCTTGGCAGTTTCTATGCCAACTGGTGTGTTCGGCAAATGGTGCGAGAAGCCGAGCGCACATTGAAACGACGGATTCAAAAGTGA